A window from Leuconostoc mesenteroides subsp. mesenteroides encodes these proteins:
- a CDS encoding ATP-binding cassette domain-containing protein: protein MTQNNIIVKGAQTNNLKNIDVEIPINQVTVITGVSGSGKSSLVFDTLASESQREINKNYSAYIQQLLPKYDKPNVDTIKNLPFSVVVDQKNISGNARSTVGTFTEIYTALRLLFSRKAQPFIGYSMAYSFNNSSGMCRDCQGLGYIQEIDKDKLLNTNLSLNEGTIQFPTFQPGGWRLTRYTESGFFDNDLPLKDWSRDTLQLFLYGEEQKPDHPTKLWHKTAKYLGLIPRIKKAFFHQEDGKYSKEIDTITQTISCPTCGGTRLNEAARTAILNGKTIAECSALSLVDLKKWLGKIIDRDIQSVLKDLNLKIDNLIAVGLSYLSLDRRTSTLSGGEGQRIKLANHLNSALSGVLYIFDEPSVGLHPHDLIGINEIFKLLAQKGNTVVIVDHDPDVIKKADNIINLGEEAGENGGYLTFTGTYQELLTSDTITGKSLSNPGLVNNQSLLKKNFVSLRHLNIHNLVDVSVDIPQKALTVVSGPAGSGKSSLLHAFIKSQDAVTVLDQKPIHTSSRSNILTYLDKFDQLRKLFSKITGSSQSLFSYNGKGACPVCKGLGFVKLDLAYLGDEISVCEACHGTRYSEETLSLRVKGYNMHEVLNFSVDKFSSVFPEFCNVTAILQECGLSYIHIGQTLNTLSGGELQRLKLAKNLLENTSNTIVLDEPTSGLHESNIQQIINLLKKLIVKRQVTIIVVEHNLRFIGQADWVIDMGPGAGYDGGKVLFEGSPYALMNHHQTDTSIAMRAYFSH from the coding sequence ATGACACAAAATAACATTATTGTTAAAGGTGCTCAAACGAATAATTTAAAAAATATAGATGTTGAGATTCCAATTAATCAGGTAACGGTGATAACTGGTGTCTCTGGATCAGGGAAGTCATCATTAGTATTTGATACACTAGCATCAGAAAGCCAAAGAGAAATAAACAAAAATTATAGTGCTTATATTCAACAACTACTCCCAAAATATGATAAACCAAACGTTGACACGATTAAAAATTTGCCTTTCTCCGTTGTTGTTGATCAAAAAAATATTAGTGGCAATGCACGGTCTACTGTTGGTACCTTCACAGAAATTTATACAGCACTGCGCTTATTATTTTCTAGAAAGGCACAACCATTTATCGGATATTCAATGGCTTATTCATTTAATAATTCATCCGGCATGTGTCGTGATTGCCAAGGATTGGGTTATATTCAAGAAATTGATAAGGATAAACTTTTGAATACCAATTTATCTTTAAATGAAGGAACTATTCAGTTTCCAACGTTTCAACCTGGTGGCTGGCGTTTGACACGCTATACTGAATCTGGTTTTTTTGATAATGACCTACCGTTGAAAGATTGGTCAAGAGATACGTTGCAATTATTTTTATATGGAGAAGAACAAAAGCCCGACCACCCTACTAAATTATGGCACAAAACAGCCAAATATCTAGGCCTCATACCACGTATAAAAAAAGCATTTTTTCACCAAGAAGATGGTAAATATAGTAAAGAAATTGATACCATTACTCAAACAATTAGTTGTCCGACATGTGGTGGCACGAGACTTAATGAAGCGGCTCGTACAGCTATTCTTAATGGTAAAACAATTGCCGAATGTAGTGCGCTGTCTCTTGTTGATCTTAAAAAATGGTTGGGAAAAATCATTGATAGGGATATCCAGTCTGTGCTAAAAGATTTGAATTTAAAAATTGATAATTTAATAGCGGTTGGACTTTCCTATTTAAGCCTAGATCGCCGTACGAGTACACTGTCTGGTGGCGAAGGACAAAGAATCAAACTGGCTAATCATCTCAATAGCGCTTTGTCAGGCGTATTATACATATTTGATGAACCAAGTGTCGGATTACATCCACATGATCTAATTGGTATTAACGAGATTTTTAAATTACTTGCTCAGAAGGGTAATACAGTTGTCATTGTTGATCACGACCCAGATGTTATCAAAAAGGCAGACAATATTATTAATTTAGGTGAAGAGGCTGGTGAAAATGGTGGATATCTGACATTCACGGGTACCTATCAAGAACTACTTACTAGTGACACAATAACCGGAAAAAGTCTTAGTAATCCAGGGTTGGTAAATAATCAAAGTTTACTGAAAAAAAATTTTGTTAGCTTACGTCATTTAAATATTCATAACTTGGTTGATGTGAGTGTAGACATACCTCAAAAAGCACTTACAGTGGTATCTGGACCAGCTGGTTCAGGTAAAAGTTCATTGTTACATGCTTTTATTAAATCACAGGATGCTGTCACAGTATTAGATCAAAAACCAATTCATACAAGCAGTAGGTCAAATATTTTAACTTATTTAGACAAATTTGATCAATTAAGAAAATTATTTTCAAAAATCACTGGTTCTTCTCAATCACTGTTTTCGTATAATGGCAAAGGAGCTTGCCCAGTATGCAAAGGTCTAGGATTTGTGAAATTAGATTTGGCTTATTTGGGTGACGAAATTTCGGTTTGCGAGGCTTGCCATGGCACCCGTTATTCAGAGGAGACTTTATCTTTGAGAGTGAAGGGATATAATATGCACGAAGTGTTGAATTTTTCTGTAGATAAATTTTCCAGCGTTTTCCCTGAATTTTGTAATGTAACCGCAATACTTCAAGAATGTGGGCTTTCCTATATACACATAGGTCAAACACTAAATACGCTTTCAGGCGGGGAATTACAACGACTCAAATTAGCAAAAAATTTACTGGAAAACACAAGTAATACCATTGTACTTGACGAACCAACAAGCGGTTTACATGAATCAAATATTCAACAGATCATTAATTTACTCAAAAAACTTATTGTGAAACGCCAAGTTACTATTATTGTGGTGGAGCACAACTTGCGTTTTATTGGACAAGCCGACTGGGTAATTGATATGGGTCCAGGAGCTGGTTATGATGGTGGGAAAGTGCTTTTTGAAGGTTCACCGTATGCACTCATGAATCATCATCAAACAGACACATCGATTGCTATGAGAGCGTATTTTTCTCATTAA